Part of the Brevibacillus brevis genome is shown below.
GGAACGCCTGGACCGTGCGCAGCTGCGAATGCGACAGTCCATGAAACGTCTGCTCGCCATCAGGCGGGAACGATTCGAAAGGCTCGCCCGGCAAATCAGCCGCTATCGATTGGCAGACCAGATCGGCGAACGCCGCAAGTATGCGATGACAGTCCGGGCGCGTCTGGATGAACGGATGCGCCGCCTGCTCAGCGATCGGCAGATGGCCTTCTCTGCTCAGGTGGCCAGGCTGGACGCGCTCAGTCCGCTCAAAGTGATGCAGCGCGGTTTCTCGCTCGTATACGCAGGTGGCAAAATCGTCAAATCCGTAGACCAGTTTGCGAGCGGCGACGAGCTCGTGGTACGATTAAGCGACGGAAGCGCGACGGCACGCGTGGAACAGATCGATCGGGAGGAGAAGCACAATGGCTCGCAAGAAAACGGATCCAGAGACTGACATGCAGTTTGAGGAAGCGATGAAGCGGCTGGAAGAAGTCGTCCAGCGGCTGGAAGAAGGGGAAATTCCGCTGGAAGAGGCGATCACCCTCTACCAGGAAGGGGTCACGCTCTCCCGGATATGCGGGCAGAAGCTCGATGCGATCGAAGCGAAAATCACTCAACTGGTAGAGGAAGACGGACAGCTGAAGCAAAAAGCTTTTCGCATGGAAGGGGAAGCGTAATGGCTGTTGATACATTCGATACGTATTTGGCGGAGAAGACCGCCTATATCGAGGAGCATCTGGTTCCTGCCCTCGAGCGGGAAGGGGTTCCGGACGCCCTTTTCGAATCGATGAAATACTCATTGACGGCGGGCGGGAAAAGGCTGCGCCCGATGCTGGTGCTCGCGGTTCTCGAAGCCTTGGACAAGCCTGTGGAACGAGGGGTCCCTTTTGCCGTGGCTCTGGAAATGATCCACACGTATTCGCTCATTCACGACGATTTGCCCGCGATGGACGACGACGACCTGCGCAGAGGCAAGCCGACGAACCACAAGGTGTTTGGCGAAGCGACGGCGATTTTGGCAGGGGACGCGCTGCTCACCCGGGCCTTTTCCCTGATCGCCGAATCGTATCGGGAGCAGAGCGATGTACCCGCACGAACCGTCGTAAACCTGATCGCCGAATTGGGACGGCGCGCCGGTGCGACAGGGATGGTAGGCGGACAAATGGCCGACATCGAAGGGGAGACCAAGCAGCTCGAGCTGAGCCAGCTGGAATTCATCCACCAGCACAAAACGGGTGATCTCCTCATCGCAGCGCTGCGCGGGGGCGGTTACCTCGCGGAAGCAAGCGAGCAGCAGATGCAGGCATTGACCCGCTACGGATCGTGCATTGGCCTTGCCTTTCAGATCCAGGACGATATCTTGAACGTGGAAGGCGACAGCGCCAAGCTCGGAAAAGCTGTAGGCAGCGATGCGGAGAAGCAGAAAGCGACGTATCCGGCCCTGCTTGGGCTGAAGGAGTCCAAGGAGCGATTGGCTTCGCTGATCCTCGAGGCGAAAGCGGCTCTGGAAGAGGCCGGATTGGAGCATTCAGCCCTGAGCCCGCTGGCCGACTACGTCCAAAACCGGCAGAAATAACGAAAAGAGCACAAGAGGAAAGGCCAGCGTGTTTCGGTCCCAATGCCGAAGCTCGCTGGCCTCTTTGTTTTTCGGTTGTTCCGGACTCGATCAGTGGAGCTTACAGCGACCGATCATCGATGCTGTCCAGCCATCGCTCAATATCCCCGATGACGGAGGAAATGCAGCCTTCCTCAAACGGTGAGACCAGCTTTGCGACCGCCACCAGCTCGGTAAAGGACTTGCTTCCTCCTTCCCGGCACAGGGTCAAGTAATCCTGCCAGGCGACATCCGCATTTTCCTGGGCGCGTTTCCAGAACTGGAAGGCGCAAATTTGGGCCAGGGTGTAATCGATGTAGTAGAACGGATCGCAGTAAATGTGGCGCTGCTGCTGCCAATAACCGCCTTCCTCGAGAAACTCGTTCTCGTCGTAATTGCGGTGAGGAAGGTATTTGCGCTCGATTTGGCGCCACGTGCGCTTGCGTTCGGCCGGAGACATCTCCGGGTTCTCGTACACGGCATGCTGGAATTCGTCCACGGCGACACCGTACGGGATAAACGTGAGGGCCCCGCTCAAATGCGCAAATTTGTACTTGTCGGTATCTTCCAGGAAAAATTTGTCCATCCATGGCCAAGTCAAGAACTCCATGCTCATGGAGTGAATCTCGCACGCTTCGTATGTCGGGAAGTGGTATTCCGGGACTTCGAAGCCGCGGCTGACATAGACTTGGAAGGCATGGCCGGCTTCGTGGGTCAGCACGTCTACGTCTCCGGAGGTGCCGTTGAAATTGGCGAATATGTAAGGGAGTCCGTATTGGCTGATGTACGTGCAGTATCCCCCGGGGGCTTTGCCCTTTTTGCTCAGCAGGTCCAGACAGTCGTTTTCCAGCATGAACGCAAAAAATTCATCGGTCTCCGGCGACAGCTCGGCGTACATCTTCCTGCCGTTTTCCACGATCCACTCCGGCGACCCCTTTGGAGTTGGATTGCCCGTAGCGAATTCGAATGCCAGATCGTAATACTTCATAACATCGACGCCGATTCTCTTTTGCTGGCGTTCAGCCAGCTTGGTGGCGACCGGCACGATGTGCTTGTGGACCTGGTCCCGGAATACCGCTACCTGAGAGGCGTTGTAGTCCGTCCGGTTCAGCCGGGCGTACGCCAGCTCCACAAAGTTCGCAAAGCCGAGCTTGCTTGCGATCCGCGAGCGCACCTTTACCAGGTCGTCGAAAATGCGGTCCAGCTCATCTGCATGGCTGCGCATGAACTCGTACTTCGCTTCGTTCGCCCGCTTGCGCATGGCACGGTCCTTCGATGTCTGGAAGGGGAGCAGCTGCGAGAGAGTCCTTTCCTCGCCTTCGAACATGATTTTTGCGGATGCTGTCAGGGCGACGTAACGGCTTACCAGTTTGTTTTCTTCTTGCAGATCTCCGACGACGTCAGGAGAAAACGTCCGCAAAGTCGTCTCTGCGATGCGAAACAGCTGAGCGCCCCATTTCTTTTCCAGCTCGGAACGAAAGCGGGACTGGACGATGGCTTCGTAGTAGCGGGAAATGATGCCCTGGTAGATCGGGCCGACCTCATCCCAGTAATCTTGCTCGTCTTTGTAAAAAGGGTCTTGTGTGTCGATCGTATGCCGGATCTGCGCGACTTCCCGAGCGGATTCGACTTCCTGCCGCAGCTCGATCAACCGGGCCATCGCCTGATCCTGCTCGCCATAGCTGGCTGCTTCACGGAACTCCTTTAGCAGCTGCTCGAACTTTCGCTCCATAAGACCCATGTCGATACGCGTATACTCGATCTGGGAAAACTTCATGGCAGCTTCACCTCACCTATTCATTTTTTGTTCGATCCATATTATTTTACCAAAAGGAAGGCGCTTTCGTACGGTCATTGGCATTGAAAGAGGAAAAGTGGTGTTTTTGTAAAGAAACCGTTATAATGAAGCAAGTGTAAATGAACCGTTATCATGGCTTTGCACATGGCAAGGCGAGTTTTCCTAGGGTTGGATTGTACTGCGTCATGCACAATCGCAGGAGAACGAACAGTGGAAAGTGAGGAATACCCATGCTGCTTACGACTATAAATAATCCTCAAGACTTGAAAAAATGTACTCATTCGCAGCTATATACGTTGGCATCGGAAATCAGGCATTTTCTCGTAGAGACTCTGTCCAAAACAGGCGGCCATCTGGCGCCAAACCTCGGCGTCGTCGAGCTGACGCTGGCTTTGCACTATGCATTTGAGAGTCCAAAGGACAAGCTGATCTGGGACGTAGGCCATCAGGCGTATGTACATAAATTGTTGACGGGGCGTCGCGACATGTTTCCGACACTGCGCCAATACAAAGGAATGTGCGGTTTCCCCAAAATGGTGGAAAGTCCCCATGACGTCTGGGAGACCGGACACAGCAGCACGTCGCTGTCCGCTGCGATGGGGATGGCGACAGCGCGCGACTTGAAGAAAGAAAAAAACCATGTCGTCGCGATTATCGGCGACGGTGCCTTGACGGGCGGGATGGCATTCGAAGCGCTGAACCACATCGGTCACGAGAGGAAAAATGTGATCGTGGTGCTGAACGACAACGAGATGTCCATCGCGCCGAACGTGGGGGCCATGCACAACTATTTGGGCAAATTGCGCTCCATGGAGAACTATCAATGGGCAAAGGACGAACTGGAAGGTCTGCTCAAATCCATTCCCGCTGTAGGCGGAAAATTGGCGAATATAGCCGAACGAGTGAAGGACAGCATGAAGTATTTGCTCGTTTCCGGGGTTCTATTCGAGGAGCTTGGCTTTACCTACATCGGCCCGATTGACGGCCACAATATCGAGCTGTTGCTCGATACGATGAAAACTGCCAAGCAGACCAAAGGGCCTGTCCTGATCCACGCGATCACCAAAAAGGGCAGAGGCTATGCGCCCGCAGAAGCGGATTCCGTCAAGTGGCACGGGATTGGCACGTATAAAATCGAATCCGGCGACACGCCGAAGTCGGCACCTACGTACACCTCGATCTTTGCGGACACCATGATTACGCTCGCAGAGGAGGACAGCCGGATCGTGGCAGTCACTCCGGCAATGCCTGCCGGCTCAGGTTTGATCCCGTTCGGACAAAAATACCCGAACCGGCTGTTTGACGTCGGGATTGCCGAGCAGCATGCATGTACATTTGCGGCGGGTCTGGCCACGCAAGGACTCAAGCCGGTCCTGGCGATCTATTCGACCTTTTTGCAGAGGGCGTATGACCAGCTGATCCACGATGTGGCCCGGCAA
Proteins encoded:
- the xseB gene encoding exodeoxyribonuclease VII small subunit; its protein translation is MARKKTDPETDMQFEEAMKRLEEVVQRLEEGEIPLEEAITLYQEGVTLSRICGQKLDAIEAKITQLVEEDGQLKQKAFRMEGEA
- a CDS encoding farnesyl diphosphate synthase, producing the protein MAVDTFDTYLAEKTAYIEEHLVPALEREGVPDALFESMKYSLTAGGKRLRPMLVLAVLEALDKPVERGVPFAVALEMIHTYSLIHDDLPAMDDDDLRRGKPTNHKVFGEATAILAGDALLTRAFSLIAESYREQSDVPARTVVNLIAELGRRAGATGMVGGQMADIEGETKQLELSQLEFIHQHKTGDLLIAALRGGGYLAEASEQQMQALTRYGSCIGLAFQIQDDILNVEGDSAKLGKAVGSDAEKQKATYPALLGLKESKERLASLILEAKAALEEAGLEHSALSPLADYVQNRQK
- a CDS encoding M3 family oligoendopeptidase, giving the protein MKFSQIEYTRIDMGLMERKFEQLLKEFREAASYGEQDQAMARLIELRQEVESAREVAQIRHTIDTQDPFYKDEQDYWDEVGPIYQGIISRYYEAIVQSRFRSELEKKWGAQLFRIAETTLRTFSPDVVGDLQEENKLVSRYVALTASAKIMFEGEERTLSQLLPFQTSKDRAMRKRANEAKYEFMRSHADELDRIFDDLVKVRSRIASKLGFANFVELAYARLNRTDYNASQVAVFRDQVHKHIVPVATKLAERQQKRIGVDVMKYYDLAFEFATGNPTPKGSPEWIVENGRKMYAELSPETDEFFAFMLENDCLDLLSKKGKAPGGYCTYISQYGLPYIFANFNGTSGDVDVLTHEAGHAFQVYVSRGFEVPEYHFPTYEACEIHSMSMEFLTWPWMDKFFLEDTDKYKFAHLSGALTFIPYGVAVDEFQHAVYENPEMSPAERKRTWRQIERKYLPHRNYDENEFLEEGGYWQQQRHIYCDPFYYIDYTLAQICAFQFWKRAQENADVAWQDYLTLCREGGSKSFTELVAVAKLVSPFEEGCISSVIGDIERWLDSIDDRSL
- the dxs gene encoding 1-deoxy-D-xylulose-5-phosphate synthase, which gives rise to MLLTTINNPQDLKKCTHSQLYTLASEIRHFLVETLSKTGGHLAPNLGVVELTLALHYAFESPKDKLIWDVGHQAYVHKLLTGRRDMFPTLRQYKGMCGFPKMVESPHDVWETGHSSTSLSAAMGMATARDLKKEKNHVVAIIGDGALTGGMAFEALNHIGHERKNVIVVLNDNEMSIAPNVGAMHNYLGKLRSMENYQWAKDELEGLLKSIPAVGGKLANIAERVKDSMKYLLVSGVLFEELGFTYIGPIDGHNIELLLDTMKTAKQTKGPVLIHAITKKGRGYAPAEADSVKWHGIGTYKIESGDTPKSAPTYTSIFADTMITLAEEDSRIVAVTPAMPAGSGLIPFGQKYPNRLFDVGIAEQHACTFAAGLATQGLKPVLAIYSTFLQRAYDQLIHDVARQKLNVVFAVDRAGLVGADGETHQGMYDIAFMRVIPNMVIMAPKDENELRHMMKTAAVYDGGPISYRYPRLPVRGVKMDEELQVLPIGKAEIVQEGKHVAIVSFGHVFEIAEQAVQALKAEGIKPMLVNARFCKPLDEELLFRLAREGYQIITVEEGSEMGGFGSAVLECYQRAGFDGVNVQMVGVPDYFVEHGSVKEQRLEVGLTAENIASRVRALMPVSKGVVEA